The Chryseolinea soli nucleotide sequence AAACAGCGGGGCGGCTCATGTCAAAATGTTCCCCCAGGCTGTTGATGGTAAGGCTGTCCTTGGAGAGCAGCCTTAACATCTTCCGCCTGCTCGGGTCGGCGATGGCCTGGAAGGCATCAAATCTGGGCTGTACCATATTTGGCGTTGAGACGGTCTGCGATCTTTTGTACATTTTTCGACCAACCCTCGGTCATGCCCTCATACAGTTTCAGGTTTTCGATTTCCGAAAAGCCGCTGTGCTCCAGCAACAGGTCCGTACCTTTTTCGTTGGGTTGCAATTTCCATACGACCAACGTGTCCAGCGTGATCTTGCCGCCACCGGGTCCGGCCTTCCAGGAATAGGAGAGCTTTTTGAGAGGAACGATCTCCAGCACGGTGCAATACATAATGCCGTCGATATCGAGACTGGGGATCGGGTTGGTCTTGAATTGAAAGTCGTGCCCGACGATGGGCTGAAAATCATTTTTCATCAGCCACTGCGCCATCAGTTCGGCGTTGGTCAGATAGTCCCACACCATTTCAGGCGGGTGGGGAAGGAAGAATTTGTGATGGATGCTCTTGGTCATAATATGTAACTTTTAAGTTACTCAAACGTACAGGTAACTTTTAAGTTACCCAAATGATGGAGAAAAAAAGTGACAAATATTTATTTGTCGCTTCTGTTGATTTGGTTTACTGCCTGCCTGCGGCTCGGCCATGGCGTTAGTTTTGCGCTGCCGCCGTTTTCTCTTCCTTAGGAGTAGGATGGCCCTTGCCGGTGTTGATCAGGCTCGCCAAACTTTGTTGTACGTACTGACTCCAGGCATTGGAGCAGGCATCAAAGCATTCACCTTCCGGAGCCAGGCCCAGGTGTGTGAAGCGGATTTGAGTCGTCTTATCCTTTTCGAAGATCTCGAAACTGATCTTCGTGCCGGTCCATTCGTCTTTCTCTTCAATAAAATTGAGATGGCTGTACGTAACGAGCCATACTACTTTTTTGTCGGGAATGACTTCCACTAGTTTTTGTGTGGAGACGTGTACCTCGCCAAACCGAACGGTAAATTCGTCGTTCAGCTTTTGTGACCGGCCTTCCAGATTTTCGGTCCACCATTTGGTAACGTTGTTAATGCCTTTGAAGGCTTCTTGTGCGGTCGCATGGACCGTTATGGTTGTCGTGTAGTCTTGCGTTTTCATTTTAGGGTTTGTTTATAAATAGGACTGAATTGTAAAAAGCCTGCCCCGGATCTTAGGCCATTTCTCCGGGGCAAGCGGATCAAAGATGTTGCGACAGCTTAGGCCGACCGCAATTTCTCTTCGTGTTGGGTTCTGGCCGGTTTGCTCTTGCCGTTCGGCATACCCTTGCCGGTGGCGATGAGGCCGGGCAAACTTTTCTGTATATAATGGGTCCAGCCATCGGAGCACGCATCAAAACACTCGTGTTCCGGGGTCAATCCCAAGTGTGTGAAGCGGATCGCTGTTTTGTTGTCCTTTTTGGAGATATCAAAACTGATTTTCGTGCCCGTCCATTCGGTGGTGTCTTTTGTGAAATTGAAGTAGTTGTTCAGCACCAGCCAAACGACTTTCTGGTCGGGAATAACTTCCACGAGCTTGATCCGGCAACGGTGAATCTCTTCGTAGCGATAGTCGAACTCGTCGTTGAGTTTGCTCGTGCCGCCTTCAATGTCTTCCGACCACCATCCGCGAACGTTGTTGATGGCGTTGAAAACTTCCTTTGGAGTCTGGTCTACCAATACCGTAGTGGTGAAATCTGTTGTTGCTGTCATTTTCTATGGGTTTTGCTGTTTGAAATATTTAAAAGGATCTTTCCTTCGTGACTGATTTTTTCATAAGAACAAGACAAAACTACCGTCTGAATTTGGTATCATTGGAGTGTGAAATAGACATTGTGTCGGGTTGATTTGGACAAAATAATCACCCATCTTTGGTTAAAGCTTTTCGCCATGAAACAAGTAACGATAGTCGTCCCCAAAGGAGATGTGAACCTGAGCAGCATCACCGGCTCCTATGAAATTCTGACCCGTGCCAACGAACATTGGCGGGCGATGGGCAACAAATCGATGATCGAAGTCCGCATCGCCGGTTTTGTAAAGGAGTTGAAAATGGATCTCGGTTTCTTTTCGGTCAATCCCGTGAACATCCGGGAAGTAAAAAAGAACGACCTGGTGATCATCCCGTCTCTTGCTTATGACGAACATGTGATGGAGGACAACAAGGAACTGATCACCTGGATCAAAGAACAATACAAAGGCGGTTCCGAAGTGGCGAGCATTTGCACCGGCGTATTTTTGTTGGCCGCTACCGGCTTGCTGGAAGGAAAAACCTGCTCCACGCATTGGCACGTGGAAGCTCCCTTCAAACAACTGTTCCCCAACATCAACCTTCACATCGAAAAACTGATCACTGCCGAGAAAGGAATATACACCAACGGTGGGGGATACTCCTTCCTGAATCTGATGCTTTTCTTAGTGGAAGAATATTTCGATCGCCAGACCGCGATCTATTGCTCGAAGATCTTTCAGATCGATATTGAAAGAAACTCACAGTCGCCCTTTCATATTTTTCAAACGCAGAAAAACCATGGCGACGAATTGGTTTGCAAAGCACAAACCTATATTGAAGAAAACCTCAGTGAGAAAATTTCTTTTGAAGACCTGGCTTCCCGGCTGGCGATCAGCCGGCGTAACTTTGACCGGCGCTTTATCAAAGCCACCGGCAACACCCCGGTGGAATATCTGCAACGTGTGAAGGTGGAAGTGGCAAAGAGTACGTTGGAGAAAGGAAGAAAAAGTATTTATGAAGTCATGAACGATGTCGGCTATTCCGACGACAAAGCGTTCCGGGAAGTTTTTAAAAGGATCACGGGCATGTCGCCTTTGGATTACCGGGCGAAGTATAATAAGGAGCCGGTATTGGCTTCGTGAGTGTCTGAAAAAAAAGCTGTCATCACTTCTGAAGACAGCTTTTTTATTGTTGAATATTTAAAGGAGCTCCCTGTTTGTCAGGATTTAATAAACGCCAAGAGGTCGGCATTTATCTTGGCGGCCTCAGTTGTCGGCATGCCATGCGGAAAGCCGGGGTAGGATATGAGCTTTCCATTCTTTAAGAGTTTAACAGCTCTTGCCCCCGTGAGTGCAAACGGCACGATCTGGTCATCCTCGCCGTGCATTACCAGTACGGGCACTTGCACGCTTTTGAGGTCCTCCGTAAAATCGGTTTCTGAAAAAGCTTTGATGCAATCGTAATGTGCTTTGATCCCGCCCATCATGCCCTGACGCCACCAATTGTCGCGGATGCCTTGCGATATTTTTGCGCCTTCGCGATTATAACCATAGAAGGGAATGGTGAAATCCTGAAAGTATTGAGGCCGTTGTGTCGCGGTGCCGGTACGTATCTCGTCGAATATCGACAGCGGAATGCCGTCGGGATTATTTTTCGTTTGAACCATGAGGGGAGTGACTGCACTGATCAACACCGCTTTCGCGACACGTCCTTGTCCATGTTTTGCAACATAGCGGATCACCTCGCCGCCACCGGTGGAGTGACCAACGTGTACGGCATTTTTCAAATCGAGCGCTTTCGTAAGCTCAGCAACATCCGCCGCGTAAGTATCCATGTTGTGCCCCTCGGCGGTTTGTGAGGATCTTCCGTGTCCTCTGCGATCGTGCGCGATCACTCTAAACCCGAGGTTCAGGAAGAACATCATTTGTGCATCCCAGTCATCGCCGGATAAAGGCCAACCGTGGTGAAAGAAAATGGGTTGGCCTGTTCCCCAATCTTTGTAATAAATTTCTGTGCCGTCTTTTACTGTGATCTTGCTCATTTTAATAGGGTTTTTGTGTTGTTTGTTAATAAGGTCATCGTGCCTAACGAATCCTTAAGTTAACACGAATGTTTGATGCCAGGAACATGCGATTTGCGTATTCTAAGATCGAGCGTGTTCTTTTCTTTGTTCGAACGTTTGCGAAGGATATTATTTTTTTGAGCGTCGAAAGCTTGGTGGGACATTCTATATTCCTGCAGGGAACGCAGCCTTGGCCATATGTCATATATATATCCCTACTTCGTCGTGCGCTGCCTGAAATATGCGTATCTTACATTTCCTGCGAAAGCTTCTGAATTTTTTTTGCCATTCTTTTGAAAATCCCCGGTCGGATAAGCGGTTAATTAAAAGAGGTTGCTGACAAGCACGGCAACTCTTATTCGCCCACGGAATGAACTATACGGGAATCATAAAATCAATGACCATGGGAATAGCGTTATTCTTGTCTTTAGGGACGACGGGAATTAATGTGATGTCACCGGCCGAGCGATTGATTGGGGTGTGGGAATCCGAAGAGAAAAATCTTTTGATAAAAATATCCAAAGAAGGAGCTCATTTCGTGGGGACGATGACCTATTACCAATGTGCTACTGAAACGATCATGCGCTCCAGAGTCGACATCGAGAATCCCGATCCCAGGCTGGTGAGCCGGAAGCTACTCGGATTGAAGTTGGTTGAAAAGCTCTCGTATCAGGGAAATGACGTATGGGGAGGGGGCAAGATCTACGATCCCAATTCAGGCAAAACGTACGATGCCAGAGTTCAGCTGACAAACTCAAATACCCTGGTGGTCAGAGGCTACTGGAGATTCAGATGGCTTGGCAGGAGCATGGTATTTAATAGAAGAGAATAGCCCGAACTAGCAAAGTAGTTTCGAATTGACATTTACAGCGGAGAAGACCACACAACTCATTTGACATTTGACTTTGCGCATCCCAATCCTTTCCAAAATTCTGGCGGATATTTTAATGGAACCTCTTTTGTTCCTTCACCGCCAAAGGAAGAAAATTCAGTATTTAAATTTAATTCATAGACAGAGTCAAGTCTCGTATACTCAATAGAATTGAATAGGGATGAATCCATTGCCGATAGGAATTTCAAGTCAGACAAAGCGTTTGGATAACTTCCATTTCTGAGCTTATGCAATTCTATGTATGCAATGGCTTTTTTGAGCTCCTGATCGGCCAGCATTTTTTGAGCAACCATCATCCCCTCATTTATTTCTTCTTTTACGCGGTCAGGGATGCAAGACGATAGCAATACCGTGAGTATCAACGGCAACATTAATTTTTTCATGGTTCGATGGTTATTTTAAATCGCGCCTGTCCCTGTGGAGATCATCACACGAATAGCATTTTTGGAGTATTCGATTGACCAACATCGGGCTGAAACCAAAGTGGTTCCGTGGCGTTCCAAATCACGCGGATAAAAATCAATATTTTTCTCAAGATTCACTAGTGAATGCCGGAAGCTCCGGGATTTGGGGTACTTCGTTGGGAACGGTTTTTTCTTGCTTTGGGTGGCATGGTTTGCCATCTGTAAGTTGAGCAAAGGGATCTATAATTTAGTAATTTTCGATACAGAAAGTTCACATGCCTTGAATCGACATTTGATGGATTTCGTTGTCTATTAATAATTCAAATTCGTTAGCCACCTTAGATGAGCAAACGGCTGTAGTAGGAATCAGTCGAAAATTTGAACGTGACGGGGTGCTCTCAGAAATTGCGCCAATCCAAGACAGGCCTCAATACTGTCGGACAGAAAGAAAGTTCTAGCAAGTATTAAACGGGTAGATCATGAAACGAAAATCATTTGTGGCTTCCTTGACGTTGCTTCCGGTCTTCAAGCTCTTCGGAACGCCAGGAGCCCTGGTTTCGCGGGACTGCAGAACACAACGCGATGCGGAAGGTCCTTACTACAAAGCGGGTGCTCCTTTAAAAACTACTATTGAAACGGAAGGAGAGGCGTTAACGATCACCGGAACGATTTTTCAATCGTCGGACTGTGCCACACCGGTCGCAAATGCCACGATCGATATTTGGCATTGCGATTCGCGCGGGAACTACGACAACAGCGGATTCAAATGCCGTGGCCTGGTGAAGTCGGATCGCCAGGGCAAATATTCCTTTAAAACAATTTTTCCACCTTCCTATGGATCGAGGCCGAGGCACATACACTTTAAAGTCCGGGCCGATGGCTTTAAGGAATTGACGTCGCAAATATATTTCAAAGGCGATCCCAATTTGCAAAACGATTTTGCAAAAAATGCGGAGTCTTCGCGCGTCCTGGCGATAAAGAAAACGGAAGGCGAACAACATGGCCAGTTCGATATATACATATGAATACAACCCTAACTAAATTTTATACACTATGAAAACACAAAAAAAAATGACGCTGTTTCTTGCCTTTATGTGTACGTTTCTTTTTACGTCCGTGGTCTTTGCCCAAGGCGATAAAGCCAACCGGCCCAGTCCGCCGGCAAAAGCCACCGGAAAAATCGGCACGGCGAACATCACCATCGATTACAGCAGCCCATCCGTGAAGGGAAGAAAAATTTGGGGCGAATTAGTGCCCTATGGAAAAGCCTGGAGGGCAGGCGCCAACGAGGCCACCATCTTTGAGACAAGCAGCCCCATAAAAGTGGAAGGCAAGGATCTGCCCGCAGGCAAATACAGTTTATTTGCCATCCCCGGTGAAAAGGAGTGGACCATCATTTTCAATTCCGAGACGGGCCAATGGGGTGTTAAGAAGGGAGGAGATGCTAATCTCGACAGGGCAAAAGACGTGCTTGCCGTGAACGTAAAGCCAAAGAAATCGGCAGCCCCGAATGAAAAGCTTGCCTATGTCGTAGACAAGAATGGGTTTTCATTGAAATGGGAGAATGTGGAAGTTCCGGTTGCTGTGAAGTAGCGCGGCAACATCCATAGCACATAAAACGCCCAGATGCGACGTCACCCAATACGGGAACGGCGCGTCTGGGCGTTTTATGTGATGTGGGTGAGGCGAAGGATGATGAAGAAGTGACGAATACACCAAATAGTTGAGGGGTTACTGGCTGCAGAGTTTTTGACGGCTAACTTTGCGTTAAAATGAACGCAGTGATCAAGGAAAACGGATTCTCACCACAAGCCTATGCCCGAACGGGTGGCGTGTTGTATTTGATTATCATCGTAGCGGGCTTGTTTGGAGAGTTCTTCGTCAGGGGCAAGCTCTTTGTGCCGGGAGATGCTGCCGCCACGGCCCACCAAATTGCTGCTTCTCCTTTGCTGTGGCGCATTGGTATTTGTGTCGACCTCGTCATGCAGGTGTGCGATATTCCCTTAATGCTGATCTTTTATGTTTTGCTCCGGCCGGTCAACCGGAATCTTGCTTTGCTAAACTTGCTGTTCAACTTGATACAGACCGCTGTTTTGGTGGCCAACAAATTAAATCTGTTGATGGCGCTATTTGTGTTGGCCGATGCACCTTACTTGAAATCCATCGATCCCGATCAACTCCACGCGCTATCCTACATTTTTATCAAACTACATGACCATGGCTTTGGCATCGGGCTCATCTTCTTTGGGTTTGTATGTTTGGTGGAAGGCTATCTGATCTTCCGGTCGGGCTATTTTCCAAAGGCGCTAGGGGTGCTGATGCAGGTGGCGGGTGTGTGCTATATCGTGAATACGTTCACATTGCTTCTTGCCCCCCAAGTGGCCAGTCAATTGTTCCCTTTCATTCTGATGCCTTGCTTTATAGCCGAATTGTTGCTGGGCCTCTGGCTGCTGGTGAAAGGCGTCAATTTAGCGAAGTGGCAGGAGCGGGTACGACGAAGCTAACAAGGGAAGCGAATGGATGCGAAAGCCCCTCGCGTGTCTACCGCATGACATGCACCCATCCCTTTATATGCTTTTGTTCACTGTCGCAGCCGAGGTAAGTGATGTTCCAATAATATACACCGGTGCTCACGTCGGGGGCGGTCCAGCGAAAGGCCGGATCGTCGGTGTGATACACGGGAGTCCCCAGGCGGTTGTAAATCCGCAGATTGAACTGCGATAGATCTTCACCGCGCACTTCGAAGTAATCATTATAGTGGTCGTCGTTCGGTGTGAAGATGTTGGGCACATACACGCTGTCACGCATATTTTGCAAGGTTATTGGCGGCGATTCGAGCACGCATCCATTCTGCGACACGCTTGCCGAAAACGTTCCCCCTGTTTTTATGGTGATCGACCCACCAGACTCTGGCAACGTCGCGTGTGTCGACAGGTCGGTCCAGGTCACCGTGGCGTCGTTGTCGAACGGCGTCAGGGAAATCGTCACAGGGACACCGTTGCAAATAGAGGGATGGCTTGCCGTGAGTGCCGGGGGCGTGAACTTGTTGACGACGACCGGCGCCGTCTCAACGGTACACCCATCGCGCGAAACGGTAGCGACATATGAACCGGATGCATCCACCACCAGGGCCGACGCCGATCCCTGTGCGGGCGTGTTTGTCGACACGTTCATCCAGGTCGC carries:
- a CDS encoding SRPBCC family protein, producing MTKSIHHKFFLPHPPEMVWDYLTNAELMAQWLMKNDFQPIVGHDFQFKTNPIPSLDIDGIMYCTVLEIVPLKKLSYSWKAGPGGGKITLDTLVVWKLQPNEKGTDLLLEHSGFSEIENLKLYEGMTEGWSKNVQKIADRLNAKYGTAQI
- a CDS encoding SRPBCC domain-containing protein — protein: MKTQDYTTTITVHATAQEAFKGINNVTKWWTENLEGRSQKLNDEFTVRFGEVHVSTQKLVEVIPDKKVVWLVTYSHLNFIEEKDEWTGTKISFEIFEKDKTTQIRFTHLGLAPEGECFDACSNAWSQYVQQSLASLINTGKGHPTPKEEKTAAAQN
- a CDS encoding SRPBCC domain-containing protein, whose amino-acid sequence is MTATTDFTTTVLVDQTPKEVFNAINNVRGWWSEDIEGGTSKLNDEFDYRYEEIHRCRIKLVEVIPDQKVVWLVLNNYFNFTKDTTEWTGTKISFDISKKDNKTAIRFTHLGLTPEHECFDACSDGWTHYIQKSLPGLIATGKGMPNGKSKPARTQHEEKLRSA
- a CDS encoding GlxA family transcriptional regulator, producing the protein MKQVTIVVPKGDVNLSSITGSYEILTRANEHWRAMGNKSMIEVRIAGFVKELKMDLGFFSVNPVNIREVKKNDLVIIPSLAYDEHVMEDNKELITWIKEQYKGGSEVASICTGVFLLAATGLLEGKTCSTHWHVEAPFKQLFPNINLHIEKLITAEKGIYTNGGGYSFLNLMLFLVEEYFDRQTAIYCSKIFQIDIERNSQSPFHIFQTQKNHGDELVCKAQTYIEENLSEKISFEDLASRLAISRRNFDRRFIKATGNTPVEYLQRVKVEVAKSTLEKGRKSIYEVMNDVGYSDDKAFREVFKRITGMSPLDYRAKYNKEPVLAS
- a CDS encoding alpha/beta fold hydrolase; its protein translation is MSKITVKDGTEIYYKDWGTGQPIFFHHGWPLSGDDWDAQMMFFLNLGFRVIAHDRRGHGRSSQTAEGHNMDTYAADVAELTKALDLKNAVHVGHSTGGGEVIRYVAKHGQGRVAKAVLISAVTPLMVQTKNNPDGIPLSIFDEIRTGTATQRPQYFQDFTIPFYGYNREGAKISQGIRDNWWRQGMMGGIKAHYDCIKAFSETDFTEDLKSVQVPVLVMHGEDDQIVPFALTGARAVKLLKNGKLISYPGFPHGMPTTEAAKINADLLAFIKS
- a CDS encoding DUF2147 domain-containing protein, whose amino-acid sequence is MGIALFLSLGTTGINVMSPAERLIGVWESEEKNLLIKISKEGAHFVGTMTYYQCATETIMRSRVDIENPDPRLVSRKLLGLKLVEKLSYQGNDVWGGGKIYDPNSGKTYDARVQLTNSNTLVVRGYWRFRWLGRSMVFNRRE
- a CDS encoding DUF2911 domain-containing protein, coding for MKTQKKMTLFLAFMCTFLFTSVVFAQGDKANRPSPPAKATGKIGTANITIDYSSPSVKGRKIWGELVPYGKAWRAGANEATIFETSSPIKVEGKDLPAGKYSLFAIPGEKEWTIIFNSETGQWGVKKGGDANLDRAKDVLAVNVKPKKSAAPNEKLAYVVDKNGFSLKWENVEVPVAVK
- a CDS encoding DUF4386 domain-containing protein, with translation MNAVIKENGFSPQAYARTGGVLYLIIIVAGLFGEFFVRGKLFVPGDAAATAHQIAASPLLWRIGICVDLVMQVCDIPLMLIFYVLLRPVNRNLALLNLLFNLIQTAVLVANKLNLLMALFVLADAPYLKSIDPDQLHALSYIFIKLHDHGFGIGLIFFGFVCLVEGYLIFRSGYFPKALGVLMQVAGVCYIVNTFTLLLAPQVASQLFPFILMPCFIAELLLGLWLLVKGVNLAKWQERVRRS